In one window of Leptospira sp. GIMC2001 DNA:
- a CDS encoding SDR family NAD(P)-dependent oxidoreductase, whose product MSKTAIITGGNKGIGLGITESFLNAGYSVVVGARKETDLSKLGDRVRFVSMDVQKEEDHRKLVKTALDWTGALDVYVNNAGFSQWKPIEKIDEAFFDNIINTNLKGAFWGCKVAAENLKSGGSILNISSIAGKRGSSNNSMYVASKFGMNGLTQSLAKELGPRGIRVNGLCPVLILTDGLREALMEEYSPAKGEPEKFITDFTKGNSALGRMPSSKEVGDMCVLLSSEMASAITGQNINVDCGVFPQ is encoded by the coding sequence TTGTCTAAAACAGCTATTATTACAGGCGGAAACAAAGGAATCGGACTAGGTATTACAGAGTCATTTTTGAATGCTGGCTACTCCGTAGTAGTCGGTGCAAGAAAAGAAACTGATTTATCTAAATTAGGAGATCGAGTTAGATTTGTTAGTATGGATGTCCAGAAGGAAGAAGATCATAGAAAGCTTGTGAAGACCGCATTAGATTGGACTGGTGCTTTAGATGTGTATGTAAACAATGCTGGATTCTCTCAGTGGAAGCCAATCGAGAAAATTGATGAGGCTTTTTTTGATAACATTATAAATACGAATTTAAAAGGTGCCTTTTGGGGTTGTAAAGTAGCTGCTGAAAATTTGAAAAGTGGCGGAAGTATTCTTAATATCTCGAGTATTGCAGGCAAACGAGGAAGTTCGAATAACTCTATGTATGTGGCATCGAAATTTGGAATGAATGGATTAACTCAATCTCTTGCAAAAGAATTAGGTCCCAGAGGGATACGAGTCAATGGACTTTGTCCTGTACTAATTTTAACAGACGGACTAAGAGAAGCACTTATGGAAGAATATTCACCAGCTAAGGGTGAGCCTGAAAAGTTTATTACAGATTTTACAAAGGGTAATTCTGCTCTTGGTCGAATGCCTTCGTCCAAAGAGGTCGGGGATATGTGTGTATTACTTTCGTCTGAGATGGCTTCAGCGATCACAGGTCAGAATATCAATGTGGATTGTGGAGTATTTCCTCAATGA